The following are encoded in a window of Cycloclasticus pugetii PS-1 genomic DNA:
- a CDS encoding fatty acid desaturase: MDYLRYYFGTILVCIAIWGFAHGGHWVWVGVGLLIPITILDVLAKPDLNMRKINHPFIVNIPLYLHLFFMIGLYASFVHWVNTTVQATGSIPVIDMVGAVLSLGLLGAMPNVPVTHELLHRRDYGRYFATLLGTFFLDPTRDVAHIHNHHVNLATPLDSDTARRGENIYSYMFRASFGSYKDFIHAEREKSKKTNKSIWSPSGRLVRAIVQVFILIGVVTWFGGVYAMVISIFGLMLAKLFAEGFNYFQHNGLVRVEGQPYESRHIWNHLSYIIRPLAYEISNHNDHHLDSYIPFYELKPTPDGPQGPSMFLSFNAALIPPIWFKFLAQPKLKEWDLTRATPEERVLAREANRAAGWPDWLGEPTEETVSA, translated from the coding sequence ATGGATTATTTACGATACTACTTCGGAACCATTCTTGTTTGCATTGCTATTTGGGGCTTTGCTCATGGAGGCCACTGGGTTTGGGTCGGCGTCGGGCTGCTGATACCCATCACTATTCTTGATGTTTTAGCCAAACCCGATCTGAACATGCGCAAGATAAATCACCCGTTTATCGTCAATATCCCTCTGTACCTTCACCTCTTCTTTATGATTGGTTTATATGCAAGCTTTGTACATTGGGTCAACACGACGGTTCAGGCTACAGGCTCTATCCCTGTTATAGATATGGTCGGCGCAGTACTTTCTCTTGGATTGTTAGGCGCTATGCCCAACGTACCTGTTACCCATGAGTTACTACACCGCAGAGATTATGGGCGTTATTTTGCCACCTTATTAGGTACTTTTTTTCTAGACCCCACTCGTGACGTTGCTCATATCCACAACCACCATGTTAACCTAGCAACACCTCTGGACTCTGATACCGCAAGACGAGGTGAAAACATTTATAGCTATATGTTTAGGGCCTCTTTTGGCAGCTATAAAGACTTTATTCATGCAGAACGTGAAAAGAGTAAAAAAACTAATAAAAGCATATGGTCTCCGAGTGGTCGCTTAGTACGTGCTATCGTCCAAGTGTTTATCCTCATTGGAGTCGTTACTTGGTTCGGCGGCGTTTATGCGATGGTGATAAGCATTTTCGGCTTAATGCTAGCTAAACTATTTGCTGAGGGTTTTAACTACTTCCAACACAATGGTTTAGTTAGGGTTGAGGGCCAACCTTATGAATCACGTCATATTTGGAATCACTTGTCCTACATTATTCGCCCGCTCGCATATGAAATTTCAAATCATAACGATCATCACCTAGACTCATATATCCCGTTTTATGAACTAAAACCAACACCTGATGGCCCACAAGGCCCGAGCATGTTTTTATCCTTCAATGCAGCCCTAATCCCGCCCATTTGGTTTAAGTTTCTTGCTCAACCTAAACTCAAAGAGTGGGATCTGACTCGCGCTACACCTGAAGAAAGAGTGCTTGCAAGGGAAGCTAATAGAGCAGCTGGTTGGCCTGACTGGCTGGGTGAACCAACAGAAGAAACTGTCAGCGCGTAA
- the metH gene encoding methionine synthase — protein sequence MAQTEKHTQLLDLLKQRILLLDGAMGTMIQSYDFNESDYRGERFADWPSDVKGNNDLLSLTQEDTIRAIHLAYFEAGADIVETNTFNSTRVAMADYDMQELSYEINEQSARIARKAADEIEAKYPGRVCFVAGVLGPTNRTASISPDVNDPAFRNISFDELAEAYTESIDALIKGGADIILVETIFDTLNAKAALYAIQMYFETHDVEYPVMISGTITDASGRTLSGQVTEAFWNSLRHIKPISIGFNCALGAEELRQYVEELSRVADTYISAHPNAGLPNEFGGYDETPDDMAGHIREWAQSGFLNIIGGCCGTSPEFITAMKEAVSDSAPREIPKLEVACRLSGLEPMNIFKDSLYVNVGERTNVTGSARFKRLIKEQDYETALDVARQQVESGAQVIDINMDEGMLDSKAAMIRFLSLIAAEPDISVVPVMIDSSKWDILEAGLKCVQGKAIVNSISLKEGEENFINQAKTIMRYGAAVIVMAFDETGQADTFERKVEICTRAYKVLTEKVGFPAEDIIFDPNIFAIATGIDEHNNYAVDFIEATRVIKQTLPHAMVSGGVSNVSFSFRGNNKVREAIHAVFLYYAVQAGMDMGIVNAGQLAVYDDIPDELRESVEDVILNRTPKSGTSATENLLAIAEKYLEGDSEEAVKEAAEWRSWPVKKRLEHALVKGITEFIEEDTELVRQEVERPLHVIEGPLMDGMNVVGDLFGAGKMFLPQVVKSARVMKKAVAYLMPFMEEEKGDVVETNGKVLMATVKGDVHDIGKNIVAVVLQCNGFEVVDLGVMVPADTILKEASKHNVDVIGLSGLITPSLDEMVHMAKEMERQGFDIPLMIGGATTSRAHTAVKIEPHYHGVSVYVTDASRSVGVLSNLMDKSAANDYQQKIREEYAEVRERHKGRQSTKRQLNLDDARQNASTIDWSQYTPVKPSFLGTKVLNDFPLDEIAKFIDWSPFFQTWELVGSYPKILEDEIVGQHAKDLLKDAKIMLQKIIDEKWLTARGVFGFYPANSQVDDIVVYEDESRSNEAAVLHHLRQQNIKPPGRKNYCLSDMVAPKGSGINDYIGAFAVTAGIGIEEHIKRFEADHDDYQSIMVKALADRLAEAFAECLHQHVRKDYWGYAADESLVNDELIGEKYTGIRPAPGYPACPDHTEKATLFSLLNASEQAGIELTESFAMYPTAAVSGWYFAHPQAQYFNVGKLKKDQVEDYAVRKGESLEYIERWLAPSLAYDPDDN from the coding sequence ATGGCACAAACAGAAAAACATACACAGCTGTTAGATTTATTAAAGCAACGCATTTTATTACTGGATGGCGCTATGGGTACGATGATTCAGTCGTATGACTTTAACGAAAGTGATTATCGTGGGGAGCGTTTTGCTGACTGGCCAAGCGATGTAAAAGGCAATAATGATTTATTATCGTTAACTCAAGAAGATACTATCCGTGCTATCCATTTGGCTTATTTTGAAGCGGGTGCGGATATTGTTGAAACGAATACTTTTAACTCAACACGTGTTGCTATGGCTGATTACGATATGCAAGAGTTATCGTATGAAATTAACGAACAATCGGCTCGTATTGCAAGAAAAGCGGCAGATGAGATTGAGGCAAAATACCCTGGCAGAGTATGTTTTGTAGCAGGTGTTTTAGGCCCAACAAATCGTACGGCCAGTATTTCGCCGGATGTAAACGACCCTGCTTTTAGAAATATCAGCTTTGATGAATTGGCGGAGGCTTATACAGAATCAATTGATGCGCTGATAAAAGGTGGGGCCGATATTATCTTGGTAGAAACCATTTTTGATACGCTCAATGCGAAAGCGGCGCTGTACGCGATTCAAATGTATTTTGAAACACATGATGTTGAATACCCAGTCATGATTTCTGGCACAATAACCGACGCCTCCGGTCGAACGTTGTCAGGTCAAGTAACCGAAGCATTTTGGAATTCGCTAAGACATATCAAGCCGATTAGTATTGGCTTTAACTGTGCTCTTGGTGCTGAAGAGTTGCGCCAATATGTAGAAGAGTTGTCTCGTGTTGCCGATACGTATATCAGTGCACACCCCAATGCAGGTCTACCGAATGAGTTTGGTGGTTATGACGAAACACCAGACGATATGGCCGGCCATATTCGGGAGTGGGCGCAAAGTGGTTTCTTGAATATTATTGGTGGCTGTTGTGGAACATCACCTGAATTCATAACGGCAATGAAAGAAGCAGTGAGCGATAGTGCACCAAGGGAAATACCGAAGCTTGAGGTTGCCTGTCGATTGTCTGGCTTAGAGCCGATGAATATTTTTAAAGACTCTCTGTATGTCAATGTGGGTGAGCGAACGAATGTGACCGGTTCGGCTCGGTTTAAACGCCTAATTAAAGAGCAAGATTACGAAACAGCACTCGATGTAGCGCGTCAGCAGGTGGAAAGTGGCGCTCAGGTGATCGATATCAACATGGATGAAGGCATGTTGGATTCGAAAGCAGCGATGATACGTTTTTTAAGTTTGATAGCGGCAGAGCCAGATATATCGGTGGTTCCCGTGATGATCGATTCTTCTAAATGGGATATTTTAGAAGCCGGTTTAAAGTGTGTGCAAGGCAAAGCGATCGTCAATTCGATTAGTCTGAAAGAAGGCGAAGAAAATTTTATCAATCAAGCTAAAACCATTATGCGTTACGGCGCGGCAGTGATAGTGATGGCGTTTGATGAAACCGGGCAAGCAGATACATTTGAACGTAAAGTTGAAATTTGTACACGTGCCTATAAAGTGCTAACTGAAAAGGTTGGCTTCCCAGCCGAAGATATCATTTTTGACCCTAATATTTTTGCCATTGCCACAGGCATCGATGAGCACAATAATTATGCGGTTGATTTTATTGAAGCAACACGTGTTATTAAGCAAACTTTGCCACATGCTATGGTGTCTGGTGGTGTTTCGAATGTGTCCTTCTCCTTTCGAGGAAATAACAAAGTCAGGGAAGCGATTCATGCGGTATTTTTATACTATGCGGTTCAAGCAGGCATGGATATGGGCATTGTCAATGCAGGGCAGCTAGCAGTATATGACGATATTCCTGATGAGCTACGCGAGAGTGTCGAAGATGTCATCTTAAACCGGACACCTAAAAGCGGTACCTCTGCGACAGAGAACTTATTAGCCATTGCTGAAAAATACCTTGAGGGTGATTCAGAAGAAGCGGTTAAAGAAGCCGCCGAATGGCGATCTTGGCCGGTTAAAAAACGCTTAGAGCATGCGCTGGTTAAAGGCATTACAGAATTTATTGAAGAAGATACCGAATTGGTTCGACAAGAAGTTGAGCGTCCTTTACACGTCATCGAGGGGCCGCTGATGGATGGTATGAATGTAGTAGGTGACTTGTTTGGCGCTGGTAAGATGTTTTTACCGCAAGTCGTAAAGTCTGCGCGTGTTATGAAAAAAGCGGTCGCCTATTTAATGCCGTTTATGGAAGAAGAAAAGGGTGATGTGGTGGAGACTAACGGAAAAGTCTTAATGGCAACAGTCAAAGGCGATGTGCATGACATCGGTAAAAACATAGTTGCTGTTGTGCTTCAATGCAACGGTTTTGAAGTAGTTGATTTGGGTGTAATGGTACCTGCAGATACTATTTTGAAAGAAGCCAGTAAACACAATGTTGATGTGATTGGCTTAAGCGGCCTGATTACGCCATCTTTGGATGAAATGGTGCATATGGCAAAAGAAATGGAACGCCAAGGGTTTGATATACCGTTAATGATTGGCGGTGCGACGACATCGCGTGCGCATACAGCGGTAAAAATAGAACCGCACTATCATGGTGTAAGTGTGTACGTTACCGATGCGTCTCGGTCGGTTGGTGTGTTGAGTAATTTAATGGATAAAAGCGCGGCGAATGATTATCAGCAAAAAATTCGTGAGGAATATGCTGAAGTTCGTGAGCGTCATAAGGGTCGTCAGTCTACAAAACGCCAGCTTAATTTAGACGATGCCAGGCAGAATGCAAGCACGATTGATTGGAGTCAGTATACACCGGTAAAGCCGAGTTTCTTGGGTACCAAGGTGTTGAATGATTTTCCACTGGATGAAATTGCAAAGTTTATTGATTGGTCACCCTTTTTTCAAACTTGGGAGCTGGTTGGAAGCTACCCTAAAATTTTAGAAGATGAAATAGTCGGTCAGCATGCAAAGGACTTGTTAAAAGATGCCAAAATCATGCTGCAAAAAATTATCGATGAGAAGTGGCTAACGGCTCGTGGGGTTTTTGGCTTTTATCCAGCCAATAGTCAAGTGGATGATATTGTTGTTTATGAAGATGAGTCGCGTTCTAATGAAGCAGCAGTTTTACATCATTTACGTCAGCAAAATATCAAGCCACCAGGACGTAAAAATTACTGCTTATCGGACATGGTTGCACCAAAGGGTTCAGGCATTAATGATTACATTGGCGCATTTGCAGTAACGGCGGGTATTGGCATTGAAGAGCATATTAAGCGATTTGAAGCAGATCATGATGATTATCAATCGATTATGGTCAAGGCGTTAGCTGATCGTTTAGCAGAAGCGTTTGCTGAGTGCTTACATCAGCATGTAAGAAAAGATTATTGGGGGTACGCCGCTGATGAATCACTTGTAAATGACGAGCTTATTGGCGAGAAATATACGGGTATTCGTCCTGCTCCAGGCTACCCTGCCTGTCCTGATCATACTGAAAAGGCCACATTGTTTTCATTGCTTAATGCTAGCGAGCAAGCAGGTATTGAGTTAACAGAAAGTTTTGCCATGTACCCAACTGCAGCAGTGAGCGGCTGGTACTTTGCGCATCCGCAGGCGCAGTATTTTAATGTTGGAAAACTAAAGAAAGACCAAGTTGAAGACTATGCGGTGCGTAAGGGTGAATCGTTAGAATATATAGAACGTTGGCTGGCCCCAAGTCTTGCGTATGACCCAGATGATAATTGA
- a CDS encoding NAD(P)-dependent alcohol dehydrogenase, producing the protein MEIEAAVIRGSKGAFEFESLELAEVSADQILVKIVAVGLCHTDLTCRDQAYPVPLPMVFGHEGAGVVEKVGKNVTKVEPGDHVVLTFYTCGHCEACLNGEPARCEAAFEPNFLGRAVDGSCTIHDHSGAAIGSSFFGQSSFASYSLSYERNTIKVPKDVPLELLGPLGCGVQTGAGSVLNALNPPAGSAIAIYGAGAVGLSAVMAAVIANCTTIISVDVKENRLALAKELGATHVINAAEVDPVEEIKKIVGGAGIAYVLETSGVPNVLVQAITCSKPGGEIGIVGSPALGVTIPVDVSFMLDNRTLRGIIQGQSNFDIFIPRLIELYKQGKFPFDKLIKFYEFDQINQAAEDSEKGVTLKAVMRLPK; encoded by the coding sequence ATGGAAATAGAAGCAGCAGTAATAAGGGGAAGTAAAGGGGCTTTTGAATTTGAATCGTTGGAGTTAGCAGAAGTATCAGCTGATCAGATTTTAGTAAAAATAGTCGCAGTAGGGCTTTGTCATACGGATTTAACCTGTCGTGATCAAGCTTATCCCGTTCCCTTGCCCATGGTGTTTGGTCATGAAGGGGCTGGCGTTGTAGAAAAAGTAGGTAAAAATGTGACGAAGGTTGAACCGGGCGATCATGTTGTTCTTACATTTTATACCTGCGGCCACTGTGAAGCTTGTTTGAATGGTGAGCCTGCGCGATGTGAAGCAGCATTTGAGCCGAACTTTTTAGGTCGAGCAGTTGATGGTAGTTGTACGATTCATGATCACTCGGGGGCAGCAATCGGTTCGAGTTTTTTTGGCCAATCATCATTTGCTAGCTATTCACTATCCTATGAAAGAAATACCATAAAAGTGCCTAAAGACGTCCCATTGGAGCTATTGGGGCCGTTGGGTTGTGGCGTGCAAACAGGTGCAGGGTCGGTGCTCAATGCCTTGAACCCACCTGCAGGAAGTGCAATTGCTATTTATGGTGCGGGTGCAGTCGGTCTATCGGCTGTTATGGCCGCTGTTATTGCAAACTGTACAACGATAATTTCGGTTGATGTAAAGGAAAACCGTTTAGCGTTAGCAAAAGAGCTTGGGGCGACCCATGTTATTAATGCCGCTGAGGTAGACCCTGTTGAGGAAATTAAGAAAATAGTGGGTGGGGCAGGTATTGCTTATGTACTTGAAACAAGCGGGGTTCCAAATGTATTGGTTCAAGCAATTACTTGTTCAAAACCAGGGGGTGAAATAGGCATCGTGGGTTCACCAGCGCTAGGTGTAACGATACCTGTAGATGTTAGTTTTATGTTGGATAACCGAACGCTACGAGGGATTATACAAGGCCAATCTAACTTTGATATTTTTATCCCACGCTTAATCGAGTTGTATAAACAGGGTAAATTTCCATTTGATAAATTAATAAAATTTTACGAATTTGATCAAATAAACCAAGCAGCGGAAGACTCAGAGAAAGGCGTGACACTTAAAGCGGTGATGCGACTTCCCAAGTAG
- a CDS encoding glutaredoxin family protein: MTQMIIELTFYTTEGCHLCEDAQRLLQQLLVQYPTRFQIEVVDIIDSEELVEQYGTRIPVVMKDAVQQVLAWPFTYADLLCFVDEGEMQ, translated from the coding sequence ATGACCCAGATGATAATTGAGTTAACCTTTTATACAACCGAAGGATGTCATTTATGTGAGGATGCACAGCGGTTATTACAGCAGTTATTAGTGCAGTATCCAACGCGTTTTCAAATCGAAGTGGTGGATATTATTGACTCAGAAGAGTTAGTTGAACAGTATGGAACGCGCATACCCGTTGTGATGAAAGATGCTGTTCAGCAAGTGTTGGCTTGGCCGTTTACTTATGCAGATTTACTCTGTTTTGTAGATGAAGGAGAGATGCAGTGA
- the thiD gene encoding bifunctional hydroxymethylpyrimidine kinase/phosphomethylpyrimidine kinase → MSHSPKNLDIKPAVLTISGHDPTGGAGIQADIEVLTHFGCHPCSIISCLTVQDSSTVHRLIPLKADDIIEQAKVLFDDLPIAVIKVGLTGSVDAVKAIVKIIQLHPNIPVVFDPVLASGDGTSLANIKLLDEIKNTLLPLTTVLTPNTIEAAQLSGLQHDNNEESLGKALLNTGTNYVLITGGHSPGAVLRNHLFFNHEKQITYEWERQSGHFHGTGCTLASAIAALVAQGQSIPNAVALAQTYVNQAIKLANRVGKGQLFPNRIQQ, encoded by the coding sequence TTGTCTCATTCGCCAAAAAATCTAGACATAAAACCTGCCGTACTAACTATTTCTGGGCATGACCCAACTGGCGGCGCCGGCATTCAAGCGGATATCGAAGTACTCACCCATTTTGGCTGCCACCCTTGTTCAATCATCAGCTGCTTAACGGTACAAGATTCCAGCACGGTTCATCGTTTAATACCCTTAAAAGCGGACGATATCATTGAGCAAGCTAAGGTGTTGTTTGATGATCTGCCTATTGCTGTTATCAAAGTTGGGTTAACTGGGTCAGTCGACGCCGTTAAAGCTATCGTCAAGATCATTCAGTTACACCCTAATATTCCTGTGGTTTTCGACCCCGTCCTTGCTAGTGGCGATGGCACATCATTGGCCAATATTAAACTGCTCGATGAAATTAAAAATACGCTTCTTCCCCTCACAACCGTGTTGACACCCAATACTATCGAAGCGGCTCAACTTTCTGGGTTACAACACGATAACAATGAAGAAAGCCTTGGCAAAGCACTGCTTAACACAGGTACAAATTACGTTTTAATAACGGGCGGGCATTCACCAGGGGCGGTACTGCGTAATCACTTATTTTTTAATCATGAAAAACAAATAACTTATGAATGGGAACGCCAAAGCGGCCACTTTCATGGTACCGGTTGCACACTGGCCTCAGCCATTGCAGCCTTAGTCGCGCAAGGTCAATCAATACCCAATGCCGTAGCGTTGGCACAAACATATGTTAACCAAGCCATTAAATTAGCTAACCGAGTTGGTAAAGGGCAACTTTTCCCCAATCGCATTCAGCAATGA
- a CDS encoding amidohydrolase family protein gives MIIDVHTHVVPEYFPAYSGNNVATRWPSMGCCDQPHHRSVLIAGKTFREVSHHSWDASQRLLDMQVEKVDRQVLSPMPELLSYWFDVDDAVRMCGHMNHTIANMVNSSPESFYGLGMVPLQDPERAASEMSRLRADYGLLGIEVGTNINGRPIGDPFFEPIFAAAVENGLSIFIHPLHPAGVERVIGPPAMPALVAFPNETAFAAASLVSGGMLTKYPALRIGLSHGGGGFAMMLPRMMQGWETMGRDLFDESPIDIAQRLYYDTLVYDNQTLQYLIDSFGIEQLMVGSDYPFVIREKSPGKRIQSLGLSEHDMSLLQSVNAQRFLACSR, from the coding sequence GTGATTATTGATGTACACACGCATGTGGTTCCTGAGTATTTCCCTGCATACTCTGGTAATAATGTAGCCACTCGATGGCCATCAATGGGCTGTTGTGATCAGCCGCATCATCGGTCAGTTTTAATTGCTGGCAAAACATTTCGAGAAGTCAGTCATCATAGCTGGGATGCCTCTCAACGTCTGCTTGATATGCAGGTGGAAAAGGTTGATAGACAAGTCTTGTCGCCAATGCCTGAGCTTTTATCCTATTGGTTTGATGTGGATGATGCTGTGCGTATGTGTGGGCATATGAATCATACGATTGCTAACATGGTTAATAGTTCTCCTGAATCCTTTTATGGATTAGGAATGGTTCCCTTGCAAGACCCTGAGCGTGCAGCCAGTGAAATGTCACGTTTACGTGCTGATTATGGTTTATTGGGTATAGAAGTGGGTACAAATATTAATGGACGGCCCATTGGCGACCCTTTCTTTGAGCCCATTTTTGCGGCAGCGGTTGAGAATGGATTATCAATTTTTATTCATCCGTTACACCCAGCTGGGGTGGAAAGAGTTATAGGCCCGCCAGCCATGCCAGCTTTGGTAGCGTTTCCAAATGAAACAGCTTTCGCGGCAGCCTCTTTAGTCAGCGGGGGAATGTTAACCAAGTACCCAGCGTTACGTATTGGGTTAAGTCATGGTGGCGGTGGTTTTGCCATGATGTTGCCGCGAATGATGCAAGGGTGGGAAACAATGGGGCGTGATCTATTTGATGAATCGCCGATAGATATTGCACAACGACTCTACTACGACACCTTGGTGTACGATAATCAAACACTTCAGTATTTAATTGACTCATTTGGCATAGAGCAACTCATGGTGGGGTCTGATTACCCTTTTGTCATTCGTGAGAAGTCGCCCGGCAAGCGGATACAATCTTTGGGGCTTAGTGAGCATGATATGTCGCTCCTTCAGTCTGTGAATGCGCAACGTTTTCTAGCTTGCTCTAGGTAG
- the thiE gene encoding thiamine phosphate synthase, producing MTPLPKNGLYAITPNIAETALLLEKVEQALQGGASLLQYRDKISTPDETLLRAQAIHQLCLNYNVPLIINDNPALALACQAEGVHLGQSDGSILEARQRLGKDALIGVTCHHHLSLALQAQEQGADYVAFGRFFNSTTKPGTPLANLKTLQDAKAALSIPIVAIGGIQHNNAKALINQGADFIAVVEQIFSADNISESCQHFSALF from the coding sequence ATGACTCCGTTACCTAAAAATGGCCTATACGCTATTACACCAAATATAGCCGAAACAGCTTTATTATTAGAAAAAGTAGAACAAGCACTTCAAGGAGGTGCAAGCCTTCTGCAATACCGAGACAAAATCAGCACGCCTGATGAAACACTGCTGCGAGCACAGGCTATTCATCAATTGTGCTTAAATTATAACGTTCCATTGATCATTAACGACAATCCTGCCCTTGCACTAGCCTGTCAGGCAGAGGGTGTCCACCTTGGTCAATCAGATGGCAGCATTCTTGAAGCGAGACAACGATTAGGCAAGGATGCACTTATCGGGGTGACTTGTCATCACCATTTATCGCTTGCCTTACAGGCTCAAGAACAGGGTGCAGATTACGTTGCATTTGGTCGATTTTTCAATTCAACCACAAAGCCCGGCACTCCTTTAGCAAACCTTAAAACCCTACAGGATGCAAAAGCTGCTTTATCTATCCCCATCGTTGCCATTGGCGGCATTCAACACAACAATGCAAAAGCACTGATTAATCAAGGTGCAGACTTTATCGCCGTTGTAGAGCAAATTTTCAGCGCAGATAACATCAGCGAAAGCTGCCAACACTTCAGCGCTTTATTTTAG
- the purU gene encoding formyltetrahydrofolate deformylase yields MNQQTTAILLAECPDQAGIIAKVTNFLTKNNGNIVDLEQHVDTADKHFFMRVEWQLENFSIDREQIQKTFSEEVGSALNMNWQIAFSDIKPKLALFVSQHGHCLFDILSRYQSGEWDVEIPLVISNHKNHQSLAENAGIAFHHIPITADNKQQQEQTQLDLLAKHQIDTIVLARYMQILSANFIDHYPHQIINIHHSFLPAFPGARPYHSAHERGVKIIGATSHYVTTELDAGPIIEQDIVRIRHNDNIEDLKRKGQDNEKIVLSRAIRHHLMHKVLVYKNRCIVFV; encoded by the coding sequence TTGAACCAACAAACCACCGCCATCTTATTAGCAGAATGTCCTGATCAAGCTGGCATTATCGCAAAAGTTACCAATTTTCTTACTAAGAATAATGGCAATATCGTCGATTTAGAACAACATGTCGATACTGCAGATAAGCACTTCTTTATGCGTGTTGAATGGCAACTAGAAAACTTTTCTATTGACCGCGAACAGATTCAAAAAACCTTTTCGGAAGAAGTTGGCTCGGCGCTTAATATGAACTGGCAGATAGCATTTTCTGACATTAAACCTAAGCTTGCACTGTTTGTTTCACAGCATGGGCATTGTTTGTTTGACATTCTTTCTCGCTACCAATCCGGCGAGTGGGACGTCGAGATCCCCCTGGTCATCAGCAATCACAAAAACCATCAATCACTTGCTGAAAACGCAGGCATTGCTTTTCATCACATACCCATCACTGCCGACAACAAGCAGCAGCAAGAACAGACGCAACTTGACTTACTTGCCAAGCATCAAATAGACACTATTGTGCTGGCTCGTTATATGCAAATATTAAGCGCCAACTTTATAGACCATTACCCGCATCAAATTATTAACATTCACCATTCTTTCTTACCCGCTTTTCCAGGCGCTAGGCCGTATCATTCAGCGCATGAAAGAGGGGTCAAGATTATTGGTGCCACTAGTCATTATGTCACCACGGAATTAGATGCAGGCCCTATTATTGAACAAGATATTGTACGCATCAGGCATAACGATAATATCGAAGATTTAAAACGCAAGGGCCAAGACAATGAAAAAATTGTGTTATCTCGCGCTATCCGACATCACCTAATGCACAAAGTATTAGTTTACAAAAACCGTTGTATCGTCTTTGTGTAA
- a CDS encoding VOC family protein has product MIRYKKLGYVALGVTDLERSITYYRDLVGLQLNLQEEGVAYFSCSDDHHNLVLYQNDVAGLKRIAWEMESDAELDNAADTFKKHGLDVYELPTEESKGIFQGRTLRFIEPNDGICFELYNQQYKRATSYQPTVSKIARLGHVVVSFSDWDASIKFFREVMNFDTSDSIDGFINFMRCFPNPYHHTLGVSNAKLRGDRPGLHHVNFMVTDMDDIGRALNRMPENNIPIVFGPGRHPPSGSIFYYFLDPDGMTVEYSFGMEEFPEENPRKPRSLEPRPDSGDYWGSVPKEDWAQGGDILPAKPQLIGQLL; this is encoded by the coding sequence ATGATCCGTTATAAAAAATTAGGTTATGTTGCGTTGGGTGTCACCGATCTGGAAAGGTCTATTACTTATTACCGTGATTTAGTTGGTTTGCAGCTTAACTTGCAAGAAGAGGGGGTGGCATATTTCTCTTGCAGTGATGACCATCATAATCTAGTGCTTTACCAAAATGATGTTGCGGGGTTAAAGCGCATTGCATGGGAAATGGAGAGTGATGCCGAATTAGATAACGCGGCTGATACGTTTAAAAAGCATGGCCTCGATGTTTATGAATTGCCAACCGAAGAAAGTAAGGGGATTTTCCAAGGACGAACATTACGTTTTATAGAGCCTAATGATGGTATATGTTTTGAACTTTATAACCAGCAATACAAGAGAGCAACAAGTTATCAGCCAACCGTCAGTAAAATTGCCCGTTTGGGTCATGTGGTCGTGAGTTTTTCTGATTGGGATGCCTCGATTAAATTCTTTAGAGAAGTCATGAACTTTGATACCTCTGACTCGATTGATGGTTTTATAAACTTTATGCGGTGTTTTCCTAACCCTTACCACCATACGTTGGGTGTGAGTAATGCGAAATTAAGAGGCGATAGACCAGGCTTGCATCATGTTAATTTTATGGTGACAGACATGGATGATATTGGGCGCGCACTGAATAGAATGCCAGAAAATAATATTCCTATTGTATTTGGGCCAGGACGGCATCCACCCTCAGGCAGTATTTTTTATTATTTCTTAGATCCAGATGGAATGACGGTTGAATACAGTTTTGGCATGGAAGAATTTCCTGAAGAAAACCCACGGAAACCAAGGTCGTTAGAGCCTCGTCCAGATTCTGGTGATTATTGGGGAAGTGTACCGAAAGAAGATTGGGCTCAGGGTGGCGATATTTTACCGGCTAAACCACAATTGATAGGCCAGTTACTTTAA